The proteins below are encoded in one region of Scatophagus argus isolate fScaArg1 chromosome 24, fScaArg1.pri, whole genome shotgun sequence:
- the LOC124055599 gene encoding cyclic AMP-responsive element-binding protein 1 isoform X2, which produces MTMEAGADTQQSGETAVSESEAQQITLAQGSIAAAQVSSSSPTVTLVQLPNGQTVQVHGVIQAAQSSVIQSPQVQTVQISTVAESEDSQESVDSVTDSQKRREILSRRPSYRKILNDLSSDVPAVPRIEEEKSEDDSTPAITTVTMPTPIYQTSSGQYIAITQGGAIQLANNGTDGVQGLQTLTMANAAAAQPGATILQYAQTSDGQQILVPSNQVVVQGGKK; this is translated from the exons ATGACCATGGAGGCtggtgcagacacacagcaaagtgGTGAAACAGCTGTCTCGGAGTCTGAGGCTCAGCAGATCACCCTGGCCCAG GGATCCATAGCAGCAGCCCAGGTGTCATCCAGTAGTCCTACAGTCACCCTTGTACAATTACCCAACGGTCAGACTGTCCAGGTGCATGGGGTGATCCAAGCTGCCCAGTCCTCTGTCATCCAGTCCCCACAGGTCCAGACAGTACAG ATTTCGACTGTTGCTGAGAGCGAGGACTCTCAGGAGTCTGTAGACAGCGTGACAGATTctcagaagagaagagagatcCTGTCCAGACGACCTTCTTATCG GAAGATTCTGAACGACTTATCATCAGATGTTCCTGCAGTGCCTCGAATTGAGGAAGAGAAGTCAGAGGATGACTCAACCCCTGCCATCACCACAGTCACCATGCCCACTCCCATCTACCAGACCAGCAGTGGCCAGTACA TTGCCATTACCCAGGGTGGAGCTATCCAGCTGGCCAATAACGGCACAGATGGAGTGCAGGGCCTGCAGACACTGACCATGGCCAATGCTGCTGCAGCCCAGCCGGGTGCAACCATCCTGCAGTATGCCCAGACCAGTGACGGGCAACAGATCCTCGTGCCCAGCAACCAAGTGGTTGTACAAGGTgggaaaaaataa